The following coding sequences lie in one Methylosinus sp. PW1 genomic window:
- a CDS encoding sensor histidine kinase, protein MHDLFALAARSRALPIWTRFLGASGLSLGAFALQTLLHERLPPGQLLLFIPAVMFSALFFGGEAGGWSTAFSAALAAYFLFPGEGFAVSDPAEALALVLFIAVALAIVFVMQELSGVIDRSDNEAAAAQTLATKTERLKNLYLQEMAHRTKNDLQFVCSMLQTEARALDDDNARASLLAASSRVAVVSRVYALLQHDGGRDVWMRPLLDDLCANLRLALIGERPIALRTEVADCALEVDEARAVALIVNELVVNALKYAFPEERAGTVKVRLTRDGDDLALTVEDDGVGPASMEAMGLGSGHKLVRSLGQQLGGAAVIEPGADRGLRCELRFPAPPE, encoded by the coding sequence ATGCATGACCTTTTCGCGCTGGCCGCGCGCTCGCGGGCTCTGCCCATTTGGACGCGCTTTCTCGGAGCGTCCGGCCTCTCCCTGGGCGCGTTCGCGCTGCAGACATTGCTGCATGAGAGATTGCCGCCGGGACAGCTGCTCCTTTTCATTCCCGCCGTGATGTTCTCGGCGCTTTTCTTCGGCGGCGAGGCGGGTGGCTGGTCGACGGCCTTCAGCGCGGCGCTCGCCGCCTATTTTCTGTTTCCGGGCGAAGGCTTCGCCGTCTCTGATCCAGCGGAAGCTCTCGCTCTCGTGCTCTTCATCGCCGTCGCTCTCGCCATCGTCTTCGTGATGCAGGAGCTCTCGGGCGTGATCGATCGCAGCGACAACGAGGCCGCCGCCGCCCAGACGCTGGCGACCAAGACCGAGCGATTGAAGAACCTCTATCTCCAAGAGATGGCGCATCGCACGAAGAACGACCTGCAATTCGTCTGCTCGATGCTGCAGACCGAGGCGCGCGCGCTCGACGACGACAATGCGCGCGCCTCTTTGCTCGCGGCGTCGAGCCGCGTCGCCGTGGTGAGCCGCGTCTATGCGCTGCTCCAGCATGACGGGGGGCGCGATGTGTGGATGCGGCCGCTCCTCGACGATCTCTGCGCCAATCTTCGGCTGGCGCTCATCGGCGAGCGGCCGATCGCGCTGCGGACCGAGGTCGCCGATTGCGCTCTCGAGGTGGACGAGGCCCGCGCAGTCGCGCTGATCGTCAACGAGCTCGTCGTCAATGCGCTGAAATACGCCTTTCCCGAAGAGCGCGCGGGAACGGTGAAGGTGCGGCTGACGCGCGACGGCGACGATCTCGCCCTCACCGTAGAAGATGATGGCGTCGGCCCCGCCTCGATGGAAGCGATGGGCCTCGGCTCGGGACACAAGCTGGTGCGCTCGCTCGGCCAGCAGCTCGGCGGCGCCGCTGTCATAGAGCCCGGCGCCGACAGGGGCCTGCGCTGCGAGCTGCGCTTCCCAGCGCCGCCGGAGTGA
- a CDS encoding metallopeptidase family protein has protein sequence MASPLDDSALAQLRAPSLEDLEVLADAAFASLPSRFTRLCEGLVIRVEDFPDEEILEDMECETEFDLLGLFRGQGLAQREASAQTGEPPNMIWLYRRPIIDYWADGEDTLQEIITHVLVHEIGHHFGLSDEDMEEIEQKAG, from the coding sequence ATGGCCTCGCCTCTCGACGATAGCGCTCTCGCCCAGCTCCGCGCCCCTTCGCTCGAGGACCTCGAGGTGCTGGCCGATGCGGCTTTCGCCTCGCTGCCGTCGCGCTTCACGCGGCTCTGCGAAGGTCTCGTGATCCGTGTCGAGGATTTTCCGGACGAGGAAATCCTCGAGGATATGGAATGCGAGACCGAGTTCGACCTTTTGGGGCTGTTCCGCGGCCAGGGCCTCGCCCAGCGCGAGGCCTCGGCGCAAACCGGCGAGCCACCCAATATGATCTGGCTCTATCGCCGTCCGATCATCGATTATTGGGCGGATGGCGAGGACACGCTGCAGGAGATCATCACCCATGTCCTCGTGCATGAGATCGGCCACCACTTCGGCCTCTCCGACGAGGATATGGAGGAGATAGAGCAGAAGGCGGGGTGA
- the leuC gene encoding 3-isopropylmalate dehydratase large subunit, with amino-acid sequence MAGRPRTLYDKIWDDHVVHEQEDGASLIYIDRHLIHEVTSPQAFEGLRTSGRKVRAPGKTLAVVDHNVPTTDRSLPITDPESKAQVEQLAINAAEFGVEYYNEHDSRQGVVHIVGPEQGFTLPGTTIVCGDSHTSTHGAFGALAHGIGTSEVEHVLATQTLIQKKAANMLVRVDGKLAEGATAKDIILAIIGEIGTAGGTGHVIEYAGEAIRDLSIEGRMTVCNMSIEGGARAGLVAPDEKTYEYLRGRPKAPQGEVFDAAVRYWETLRSDEGAHYDRVIVLDAAALPPTLTWGTSPEDVMPITGLVPTPDSVANPAKRQAIARALEYMGLEGGEKASDIAIDRVFIGSCTNGRIEDLRAAAAVIAGKTINAKVNAIVVPGSGLVKAQAEAEGLDKVFTAAGFEWREPGCSMCLAMNPDRLAPGERCASTSNRNFEGRQGFKGRTHLVSPAMAAAAAIAGHFVDVRSWR; translated from the coding sequence ATGGCAGGACGCCCGCGCACGCTCTACGACAAGATCTGGGACGATCATGTGGTTCACGAGCAGGAGGACGGCGCGTCCCTCATCTACATCGATCGCCATTTGATCCATGAGGTGACGAGCCCGCAGGCCTTCGAGGGGCTGCGCACCTCCGGCCGCAAGGTCCGCGCGCCGGGCAAGACGCTGGCCGTCGTCGACCATAATGTGCCGACGACCGACCGCTCGCTGCCGATCACCGATCCCGAGAGCAAGGCGCAGGTCGAGCAGCTCGCCATCAACGCCGCGGAATTCGGCGTCGAATATTACAATGAGCATGATTCGCGTCAGGGCGTCGTGCATATCGTCGGCCCGGAGCAGGGCTTCACTCTGCCGGGCACGACGATCGTCTGCGGCGACAGCCACACCTCCACCCATGGCGCCTTCGGCGCGCTCGCCCATGGCATCGGCACCTCCGAGGTCGAGCATGTTCTGGCGACGCAGACGCTGATCCAGAAAAAGGCCGCCAACATGCTGGTGCGCGTCGACGGCAAGCTCGCCGAGGGCGCGACAGCGAAGGATATAATTCTCGCCATCATCGGCGAGATCGGCACCGCCGGCGGCACCGGCCATGTGATCGAATATGCCGGCGAGGCGATCCGCGACCTCTCGATCGAGGGCCGCATGACCGTTTGCAACATGTCGATCGAAGGCGGCGCCCGCGCCGGCCTCGTCGCGCCGGACGAGAAGACCTATGAATACCTCCGCGGCCGGCCCAAGGCCCCGCAGGGCGAGGTCTTCGACGCCGCCGTCCGCTATTGGGAGACGCTGCGCTCCGACGAGGGCGCGCATTACGACCGCGTGATCGTGCTCGACGCCGCGGCTCTGCCGCCGACCCTCACCTGGGGCACCTCGCCCGAGGATGTGATGCCGATCACCGGCCTGGTGCCGACGCCGGACAGCGTCGCCAATCCGGCCAAGCGTCAGGCCATCGCCCGCGCGCTCGAATATATGGGCCTCGAGGGCGGCGAGAAGGCCAGCGACATCGCCATCGACCGCGTCTTCATCGGCTCCTGCACCAATGGCCGCATCGAGGATTTGCGCGCCGCCGCGGCGGTCATCGCCGGCAAGACGATCAACGCCAAGGTCAACGCCATCGTCGTGCCGGGCTCCGGCCTCGTGAAGGCGCAGGCGGAGGCGGAGGGGCTGGACAAGGTGTTCACCGCCGCCGGCTTCGAATGGCGCGAGCCGGGCTGCTCCATGTGCCTCGCGATGAACCCGGACCGGCTCGCGCCGGGCGAGCGCTGCGCCTCGACCTCGAACCGCAATTTCGAGGGCCGCCAGGGCTTCAAGGGCCGCACCCATCTCGTTTCCCCCGCCATGGCGGCGGCGGCGGCGATCGCCGGCCATTTCGTGGACGTTCGCAGCTGGAGGTAA
- a CDS encoding small ribosomal subunit Rsm22 family protein produces MTRISTAPPQELTAALERLLDERSRRALAERAARISALYRSGGTTAQAILCEDDALAYALYRLPATYAATIHILGRLAERAPDFSPRRMLDLGAGLGTASLAARAIWPQIDENALLDRSEPFLALASRLAGAALEKARIVAGDLSAPPDLGAPFDLVVASYALTEIAENSLDRAVDAAWANCSGALVLVEPGTPRDHARLMRMRARLVAAGARVSLPCPHSAPCPLQPPDWCHFSVRLARSRDHKLLKGADAPFEDEKFAYLVATRPEASIAPAPARMLARPEALKHGLRIKLCATAGIEEVTVAKRDKAAYAPIKKKDWGDEIVLGETPARE; encoded by the coding sequence GTGACGCGAATATCGACGGCGCCGCCACAGGAGCTGACGGCGGCGCTGGAACGCCTATTGGACGAGCGCTCTCGCCGAGCGCTGGCGGAGCGGGCGGCGCGCATCTCCGCGCTCTATCGCTCCGGCGGAACGACGGCGCAGGCGATTCTCTGCGAGGACGACGCTCTCGCCTACGCCCTCTATCGGCTTCCGGCGACCTATGCCGCGACCATTCATATTCTCGGCCGGCTGGCCGAACGGGCGCCGGATTTTTCGCCGCGTCGCATGCTGGACCTCGGCGCGGGCCTCGGGACCGCGAGCCTCGCCGCGCGCGCGATCTGGCCGCAAATCGACGAGAATGCGCTGCTCGACCGCAGCGAGCCCTTTCTCGCGCTCGCCAGCCGGCTCGCCGGCGCAGCGTTGGAGAAGGCGCGAATCGTCGCCGGCGATCTGTCCGCGCCGCCCGATCTCGGCGCGCCTTTCGATCTCGTCGTCGCCAGCTATGCGCTGACCGAGATCGCGGAAAACAGCCTCGACCGCGCCGTGGACGCCGCCTGGGCGAATTGCTCCGGCGCGCTGGTCCTCGTCGAGCCCGGCACGCCGCGCGATCATGCGCGGCTGATGCGGATGCGGGCGCGGCTCGTCGCCGCGGGCGCGCGCGTCTCCCTGCCCTGCCCGCATTCGGCGCCCTGCCCGCTGCAGCCGCCGGACTGGTGCCATTTCTCGGTGCGGCTCGCCCGCTCGCGCGACCATAAGCTGCTCAAAGGCGCCGACGCGCCCTTCGAGGACGAGAAATTCGCCTATCTGGTCGCCACGCGGCCGGAAGCCTCCATTGCTCCGGCCCCGGCTCGGATGCTGGCGCGGCCGGAGGCCCTAAAGCATGGATTAAGGATAAAGCTTTGCGCGACAGCGGGAATCGAAGAAGTTACGGTGGCGAAGCGCGATAAAGCGGCTTACGCGCCTATAAAAAAGAAAGATTGGGGCGACGAGATCGTCCTTGGGGAAACACCGGCGAGGGAATGA
- a CDS encoding glyoxalase/bleomycin resistance/extradiol dioxygenase family protein, translating to MQRPRVAPYLTVSPAAGAIAFYTAAFGAQQRALMPSVDGMRIAHCELAINGGSVMLADVFPELGHARMPLPGEQVTASVSLEYDKAHEVDEIVTRATQLGAKIETQPTNTFWGTRYAALRDPFGHRWILNAPLDSSGG from the coding sequence ATGCAGCGCCCGAGGGTCGCGCCCTATCTCACCGTCTCGCCGGCCGCCGGCGCGATCGCTTTCTACACCGCCGCTTTCGGCGCGCAGCAAAGGGCGCTGATGCCTTCCGTGGATGGCATGCGCATCGCCCATTGCGAGCTCGCCATCAATGGCGGCTCCGTCATGCTCGCGGACGTCTTTCCAGAATTGGGCCACGCCCGCATGCCGCTGCCGGGCGAGCAGGTCACCGCCTCGGTGAGCCTCGAATATGACAAGGCGCATGAGGTGGACGAGATCGTCACCCGCGCAACCCAGCTCGGCGCGAAGATCGAGACGCAGCCGACCAATACTTTTTGGGGCACGCGCTACGCCGCGCTGCGCGATCCCTTCGGCCACCGATGGATTTTGAACGCGCCGCTCGATTCCTCGGGCGGCTGA
- the rplS gene encoding 50S ribosomal protein L19 produces MPSIIEQLDAEQSARLLEGKSIPEFRPGDTVIVNVKVKEGDRSRIQAYEGVVISRQGGGLNEAFTVRKISYGEGVERVFPLHSPLVDSIKLVRRGKVRRAKLYYLRDRRGKSARIAERIDNKAKAKDKPAPAAE; encoded by the coding sequence ATGCCCTCCATCATCGAGCAACTCGACGCCGAGCAATCGGCCCGCCTTCTCGAAGGCAAGTCGATCCCGGAATTCCGCCCCGGCGACACCGTCATCGTCAATGTGAAGGTGAAGGAAGGCGACCGCTCCCGCATCCAGGCCTATGAGGGCGTGGTGATCTCCCGTCAGGGTGGCGGCCTCAACGAGGCCTTCACCGTCCGCAAGATTTCCTATGGCGAGGGCGTGGAGCGCGTGTTCCCCCTCCATTCGCCGCTCGTCGACTCGATCAAGCTGGTCCGCCGCGGCAAGGTCCGCCGCGCCAAGCTCTATTATCTGCGCGACCGTCGCGGCAAATCCGCCCGCATCGCCGAGCGCATCGACAATAAGGCGAAGGCCAAGGACAAGCCGGCCCCCGCGGCCGAGTAA
- the glpE gene encoding thiosulfate sulfurtransferase GlpE, translated as MAQDFRRIDVAAARDVMSRGETLVLDVRDPQSFARGHIEGAENASQDDMTYYLFETPKDRPVIVCCYHGNSSQSYARIFADMGFAEVYSLDGGYEAWATAERG; from the coding sequence ATGGCGCAAGATTTTCGCAGGATCGACGTCGCCGCCGCGCGCGACGTGATGAGCCGCGGCGAGACGCTCGTCCTCGACGTGCGCGATCCGCAATCCTTCGCGCGCGGCCACATAGAGGGCGCGGAGAACGCCTCCCAGGACGATATGACCTATTATCTCTTCGAGACGCCGAAGGACAGGCCGGTCATCGTCTGCTGCTATCACGGCAATTCCAGCCAGTCCTACGCCCGCATCTTCGCCGATATGGGCTTTGCCGAGGTCTACAGCCTCGACGGCGGCTATGAGGCCTGGGCGACGGCCGAGCGGGGCTGA
- the trpS gene encoding tryptophan--tRNA ligase, which yields MTSFPQRVFSGVQSTGNLHLGNYLGAIVKFVELQQSFDCLYCVVDLHAITVPQDPVALRNNTREIAAAFIACGIDPKKNIVFNQSQVAEHAELAWVLNCVARIGWLNRMTQFKDKAGKDRENASMGLLDYPVLMAADILLYRATHVPVGEDQKQHLELARDIAQKFNNDFAESIARNGFNDAFFPLPEPLISGPATRVMSLRDGTKKMSKSDASDYSRINLSDDADQIAQKVRKAKTDPDALPSEEKGLEGRPEADNLVGIFAALSQRTKADVLGEFGGSNFSTFKVALVDLAVAKLSPITAEMRRLTADATYIDDVLRDGSARARELARTNMDAVKDIVGFLR from the coding sequence ATGACCAGCTTTCCGCAGCGCGTCTTCTCCGGCGTGCAGTCCACCGGCAATCTGCATCTCGGCAATTATCTCGGCGCGATCGTCAAATTCGTCGAGCTGCAGCAGAGCTTCGACTGCCTCTATTGCGTCGTGGACCTGCACGCCATCACCGTGCCGCAGGACCCGGTCGCGCTGCGCAACAACACGCGCGAGATCGCCGCGGCCTTCATCGCCTGCGGAATCGACCCGAAGAAGAACATCGTCTTCAATCAGAGCCAGGTGGCCGAGCACGCCGAGCTGGCGTGGGTGCTCAATTGCGTCGCCCGCATCGGCTGGCTCAATCGCATGACGCAGTTCAAGGACAAGGCCGGCAAGGATCGCGAGAACGCCTCCATGGGCCTCTTGGACTATCCGGTGCTGATGGCCGCCGACATTCTGCTCTATCGCGCCACCCATGTGCCGGTCGGCGAGGATCAGAAGCAGCATTTGGAGCTCGCCCGCGACATTGCGCAGAAGTTCAACAACGACTTCGCCGAATCGATCGCGCGCAACGGCTTCAACGACGCTTTCTTCCCGCTGCCGGAGCCGCTGATCTCCGGCCCGGCGACGCGCGTGATGAGCCTGCGCGACGGCACGAAGAAAATGTCGAAATCGGACGCCTCCGATTATTCGCGCATAAATCTCTCCGACGACGCCGACCAGATCGCACAGAAGGTGCGCAAGGCCAAGACCGACCCCGATGCGCTTCCTTCGGAAGAAAAGGGCCTCGAGGGACGCCCCGAGGCGGATAATCTCGTCGGCATTTTCGCGGCGCTGTCGCAGCGCACGAAAGCCGATGTGCTCGGCGAATTCGGCGGCTCCAATTTCTCGACCTTCAAGGTCGCGCTGGTCGATCTCGCCGTGGCGAAGCTCTCGCCGATCACCGCCGAAATGCGCAGACTGACGGCAGACGCAACCTATATCGACGATGTGCTGCGCGACGGCTCCGCGCGGGCGCGGGAACTGGCGCGCACGAATATGGATGCGGTGAAGGATATCGTCGGTTTTCTGCGCTGA
- the glcF gene encoding glycolate oxidase subunit GlcF — MLTQFSPELLADPDMAQSEKILRACVHCGFCTATCPTYLLTGDELDSPRGRIYLMKEMLENGRAADERTVRHVDRCLSCLSCMTTCPSSVHYMHLVDHARAHIEKTYRRPLLDRLLRATLAFVLTRPALFRQSMRAAALARPFAGLLPRRLRDMIAMAPAHLPEPSPIDRPQIVAAQGARKMRVALLSGCAQTVLDTKIHEATARLLTRLGAEIVVADGAGCCGALPHHLGKSADSHALARRNIEAWTREIERGGLDHIVIDTSGCGTTVKDYGHMFRDDPALAERAARIAAMARDVTEIIAALDFAPSVDVGRLRVAYHSACSLQHGQKIADLPMELLRRAGFDVVPVPESHICCGSAGTYNLLQGELASALRERKVANIESVAPQAIAAGNLGCMIQIGQGTEIPITHTVQLLDWASGGPKPLA, encoded by the coding sequence ATGCTGACGCAATTCTCTCCCGAGCTTCTCGCCGATCCCGACATGGCGCAGTCGGAGAAAATTCTGCGCGCCTGCGTGCATTGCGGCTTCTGCACGGCGACATGCCCGACCTATCTGCTCACAGGCGACGAGCTCGATTCGCCGCGCGGGCGCATCTATCTCATGAAGGAGATGCTGGAGAACGGCCGCGCCGCCGACGAGCGCACCGTGCGCCATGTCGATCGCTGCCTCTCCTGCCTCTCCTGCATGACGACATGTCCGTCGAGCGTGCATTACATGCATCTCGTCGATCATGCGCGCGCGCATATAGAGAAGACCTATCGGCGTCCGCTGCTCGATCGCCTGCTGCGTGCGACGCTGGCTTTCGTGCTGACGCGGCCGGCGCTGTTTCGCCAGTCCATGCGCGCCGCGGCGTTGGCGCGTCCTTTCGCGGGCCTGCTGCCGCGGCGTCTGCGAGACATGATCGCAATGGCGCCGGCGCATTTGCCCGAGCCTTCGCCGATCGATCGCCCGCAAATCGTCGCCGCGCAGGGCGCGCGCAAAATGCGCGTCGCGCTGCTGAGCGGCTGCGCGCAGACCGTGCTCGACACGAAAATTCATGAGGCGACCGCGCGTCTGCTGACGCGGCTCGGCGCGGAAATCGTGGTGGCGGATGGCGCCGGCTGCTGCGGGGCGCTGCCGCATCATCTCGGCAAGAGCGCGGACTCACATGCGCTCGCGCGCCGCAATATCGAGGCTTGGACGCGCGAGATCGAGCGCGGCGGGCTCGATCATATCGTGATCGACACATCCGGCTGCGGAACGACGGTCAAGGATTATGGCCATATGTTCCGCGACGATCCCGCGCTCGCGGAAAGAGCCGCGCGCATCGCCGCAATGGCGCGCGACGTGACGGAGATTATTGCCGCTCTCGATTTCGCGCCCTCGGTCGATGTCGGACGTCTGCGCGTCGCCTATCATTCCGCCTGCTCATTGCAGCATGGGCAGAAGATCGCCGATCTGCCGATGGAGCTGCTGCGTCGCGCCGGCTTCGACGTCGTTCCCGTGCCCGAGAGCCATATCTGCTGCGGCTCGGCGGGAACCTACAATCTGTTGCAGGGCGAGCTGGCGAGCGCGTTGCGCGAGCGCAAGGTCGCCAATATCGAGTCGGTCGCGCCGCAGGCGATCGCTGCGGGCAATCTCGGCTGCATGATTCAGATCGGGCAGGGGACGGAAATCCCGATCACCCATACGGTGCAATTGCTGGATTGGGCGAGCGGCGGCCCGAAGCCGCTCGCCTAG
- the glcE gene encoding glycolate oxidase subunit GlcE, with amino-acid sequence MRLTPRDEKDVAEAIRTALAHDAPLSIEGHGSKAGLGRATQRDRVLSLAALTGVTLYEPQELVLTARAGTPLREIVALLDAQNQQLAFEPMDHAALLGGARDDATIGGVIATNASGPRRIKAGAARDHLLGFRSVTGRGEIVKSGGRVMKNVTGYDLSKLVAGSYGTLAALTELTLKVLPKAETEETLLLSSLGAEKGLAALRKASGSPYEVSSLAYDPQADAAALRLEGPQISVTTRRDDLTRFLADFGGATRVLAADESRAFWSRLRDAEPIAGEGVIWRVSLAPTDGFAFVERLRGAGAPIVAHVYDWAGGLVWLRLETAADAHATAIRAIVDALGGHATLIGADADIRARVDVFHPQPAALAALTRRVKEAFDPRFILERGRLRAEF; translated from the coding sequence ATGCGCCTGACTCCGAGAGACGAGAAAGACGTCGCCGAGGCCATCCGCACCGCGCTCGCGCACGATGCGCCTTTGTCGATCGAAGGCCATGGCTCCAAAGCCGGGCTCGGCCGCGCGACGCAGCGCGATCGCGTGCTCTCGCTCGCCGCGCTCACCGGCGTCACGCTCTATGAGCCGCAGGAGCTGGTGCTCACTGCTCGCGCCGGCACGCCTTTGCGCGAGATCGTCGCTCTGCTCGACGCGCAAAATCAGCAATTGGCCTTCGAGCCGATGGATCATGCGGCGCTGCTCGGCGGCGCGCGCGACGACGCCACCATCGGCGGCGTGATCGCGACCAACGCCTCCGGCCCGCGACGGATAAAGGCGGGCGCGGCGCGCGATCATCTGCTCGGCTTTCGCAGCGTCACCGGCCGCGGCGAGATCGTGAAATCCGGCGGCCGCGTGATGAAGAATGTCACCGGCTATGATCTCTCCAAGCTCGTCGCCGGCTCCTATGGCACGCTCGCCGCGCTCACCGAGCTGACGCTGAAGGTGCTGCCCAAGGCGGAGACGGAGGAGACCTTGCTGCTCTCCAGCCTCGGGGCGGAGAAGGGCCTCGCAGCGCTGCGCAAAGCGTCCGGCTCGCCTTATGAAGTGTCGAGCCTCGCCTATGATCCGCAGGCCGACGCCGCTGCGCTGCGGCTCGAAGGGCCTCAGATTTCCGTCACGACGCGTCGCGACGATCTCACGCGCTTTCTCGCCGATTTCGGCGGCGCGACGCGCGTTCTCGCAGCAGACGAAAGCCGCGCCTTCTGGTCGCGCCTTCGCGACGCCGAGCCGATCGCGGGGGAGGGCGTCATATGGCGCGTTTCGCTCGCGCCGACGGACGGTTTTGCCTTCGTCGAGCGGCTGCGCGGCGCCGGCGCGCCGATCGTCGCGCATGTCTATGATTGGGCCGGCGGCCTCGTCTGGCTGCGCCTCGAGACGGCGGCGGATGCCCATGCGACGGCCATTCGCGCGATCGTCGATGCGCTCGGCGGCCATGCGACGCTGATCGGCGCCGACGCCGATATTCGCGCGCGCGTCGATGTGTTTCATCCGCAGCCTGCCGCTCTCGCCGCGCTGACGCGGCGCGTGAAGGAGGCTTTCGATCCACGCTTCATTCTGGAGCGCGGGCGATTGCGCGCGGAGTTCTGA
- a CDS encoding FAD-linked oxidase C-terminal domain-containing protein, giving the protein MSLIMPLPEQAILARREELLARLRAILPAANVIADETARRAYECDALVMYRALPLVVALPETVAQVSAIMALAQEMNVKVVPRGAGTSLSGGALPLEDGILLGMAKFNRILEVDFENRCARVQPGVQNLAISKAVEYAGFYYAPDPSSQIACTIGGNVGENAGGVHCLKYGLTTNNILGLEVVLMGGEALRLGGKHLDSELYDLMGLMTGSEGLLGVVTEVTVRLLQKPVSARGLLLAFPTVEAGARCVGAIIARGIIPGGLEMMDAATIGAVENFQPCGYPLDAGAIVIVELDGTPAEVDHLVAVVESIAREEGATQTRISQNEAERLRFWAGRKNAFPAVSCIGPDYLCMDGTIPRGRLPEVLTRMDGLAKFHGLRVANVFHAGDGNLHPLILYDASKEGDIERAEKLGADILRLCVEVGGVLTGEHGVGVEKRDLMGEMFDEIDLAQQQRVKCAFDPQHRLNPGKVFPTLHRCAELGMMHVQSGKLPFPELPRF; this is encoded by the coding sequence ATGTCCCTTATCATGCCGCTACCCGAGCAGGCGATATTGGCGCGCCGCGAGGAGCTGCTGGCGCGCCTGCGCGCCATTCTGCCCGCCGCCAATGTCATCGCCGACGAGACCGCGCGCCGCGCCTATGAATGCGACGCGCTGGTCATGTATCGCGCGCTGCCGCTGGTCGTGGCGCTGCCGGAGACGGTGGCGCAGGTGAGCGCGATCATGGCGCTGGCCCAGGAGATGAACGTGAAAGTGGTGCCGCGCGGCGCCGGCACCTCGCTCTCCGGCGGCGCGCTGCCGCTCGAGGACGGCATTCTGCTCGGAATGGCCAAGTTCAACCGCATATTGGAGGTGGATTTCGAGAATCGCTGCGCGCGCGTGCAGCCCGGCGTGCAAAATCTCGCCATCTCGAAAGCCGTCGAATATGCGGGCTTCTATTATGCGCCCGATCCCTCCTCGCAGATCGCCTGCACCATAGGCGGCAATGTCGGCGAGAACGCCGGCGGCGTGCATTGCCTGAAATATGGGCTGACCACCAACAACATACTCGGCCTCGAGGTCGTGCTGATGGGCGGCGAGGCGCTGCGCCTCGGCGGCAAGCATCTGGACAGCGAGCTCTATGATCTCATGGGGCTGATGACAGGCTCCGAAGGGCTGCTCGGCGTGGTGACGGAAGTGACGGTGCGGCTGCTGCAAAAGCCCGTATCCGCGCGCGGCCTGCTGCTCGCCTTCCCCACAGTGGAGGCCGGCGCGCGCTGTGTCGGCGCCATAATCGCGCGTGGCATTATTCCGGGCGGGCTCGAGATGATGGACGCCGCCACAATTGGCGCTGTCGAGAATTTCCAGCCCTGCGGCTATCCGCTCGACGCCGGCGCCATCGTCATCGTGGAGCTGGACGGCACGCCGGCGGAGGTCGATCACCTCGTCGCCGTCGTCGAGAGCATCGCCCGCGAAGAAGGCGCGACGCAGACGCGCATCTCGCAGAATGAGGCGGAGCGGCTGCGCTTCTGGGCCGGGCGCAAGAATGCTTTTCCGGCGGTGAGCTGCATCGGCCCGGATTATCTCTGCATGGACGGCACGATCCCGCGCGGGAGACTGCCGGAGGTGCTGACGCGCATGGATGGGCTGGCGAAATTTCATGGGCTGCGCGTCGCCAATGTGTTCCACGCCGGAGACGGCAATCTGCATCCGCTCATTCTCTATGACGCCTCCAAGGAGGGCGATATCGAAAGGGCCGAAAAGCTCGGCGCCGATATTCTCCGCCTTTGCGTCGAGGTCGGCGGCGTGCTGACCGGCGAGCATGGCGTCGGCGTCGAAAAGCGCGATCTGATGGGCGAGATGTTCGACGAGATCGATCTCGCGCAGCAGCAGCGCGTCAAATGCGCCTTCGATCCGCAACACAGGCTCAATCCGGGAAAAGTGTTTCCGACTCTGCATCGCTGCGCCGAGCTCGGCATGATGCATGTGCAGAGCGGCAAGCTGCCGTTCCCAGAGCTGCCGAGGTTTTGA
- a CDS encoding heme-binding protein, with the protein MKTRFALTLADARRVAAAAEAEAVKNDWSVVVAIVDEGGHLVLLQRIDGTQPASAEIATQKARTAALFKRPSKALEDIVAGGRVAMLSLPGITAVEGGLPLVYRGDIVGAIGVSGLQSFQDGLVAKAGAESLDDGQS; encoded by the coding sequence ATGAAGACCAGATTTGCGCTCACTCTCGCCGACGCCAGACGCGTCGCCGCCGCGGCGGAGGCCGAAGCGGTGAAGAATGACTGGAGCGTCGTCGTCGCAATCGTCGACGAAGGCGGCCATCTCGTGCTTTTGCAGCGCATCGACGGAACGCAGCCGGCCTCCGCCGAGATCGCGACGCAGAAGGCGCGCACGGCGGCTCTGTTCAAGCGTCCGAGCAAGGCGCTCGAGGATATCGTCGCCGGCGGACGCGTCGCCATGCTGAGCCTGCCCGGGATCACGGCGGTGGAAGGCGGCCTGCCGCTCGTCTATCGCGGCGATATTGTGGGCGCGATCGGCGTCTCCGGCTTGCAGTCCTTCCAGGATGGACTCGTCGCCAAAGCGGGGGCGGAGAGCCTGGACGATGGGCAATCATGA